Below is a window of Vulpes vulpes isolate BD-2025 chromosome 14, VulVul3, whole genome shotgun sequence DNA.
tgtttctctctctccctgtgaccctccccttgctcacatgcactctctctaaaataaatctcttttttaaaaaaaggaattaaaaaaaaggaatgaattattgacacatgcaacatggatgaacctcaaaataaTCAGGCTGAGCGAAAAAGACATAGACCTCGTATCCTGAAAAAGAGCATATAttgtgattccatttctataaaattcttgaaaaaaggACTGCTGTATAGTTACAGAAAGCACACCAGTGACTACCTGGGGATGGCAGGAGAGAGGACATATGGAAATTTGAGGGATTTTTGATAATTATTGTGATCATGCTTTTGGTTTCAAAGGTGTGTACATATCATATGTCAAAACTtaaattgcacactttaaatatataaaacattacaaTTCAATACACCttaatagaactttaaaaatagtaactcAGGGGGTtgataaaattagtaaaattttaaacagcGGTCTGAAAAAAATATCCAGATTTTAGCACAGAAAGACGAAGTTATGGAAAACAGAGGTTAAGACACATATAAGAGAAGATCTAAGATACTTATTTCAGTGTtccagagagagaagacagagaatggGATAGAGACAATGTTTGAAGAATGATGGTTCAGAATTTTCTAGGTACACATCAATCCACAAATCATAAAAGCCCATGGATTCCTAATGGAATAAATAACAGTGACATACACTTgcatacatcaaaataaaactatGGAACACCAAAGATTAAAAGAAGATCTTAAAAGTAGCCAGAGATAAGAGACCTTCAAAAGAGATGAGCACACTAATAGCTGACTTTTccgccacaaaaaaaaaaaaaaaaaaaaaaaaaaaaaagaagccaaatgaCAGTGCAGTAATAGCTTTGATGTGTGGAGAGAAAGTAACTGTCAGCCTAAGGTTGTATACCcagcaaaaacatttttcaacactaaggaagaaatacatatattttcagactaatgagaacataatttttcttcttttagagaaGTTCTAAAAAATATGCTTCAGACAGAAGAAAACAATCCCAGAAGTAAGGCCTGATATGCAAGTAAGAATGAAGAGATAAGATATATGCAATTATATGGGTAAAAGATATAGAAATGGGctcaaaaaagacaagagaatagactttagaaaatatttacagtatgTATAATggcaaagtacaaaaaaaaataatggcaaagtACATACACAAACCTAGAATACATACCAAATCCTACATATTCTGGGAGAGCACAGCATATAAATCTCCTAATAACAAACATTAGTAGGAATATGGGAGCAGGGCAAACTTTCACTCATAGCTGGAGGAAATATAGTGACACACCTCGTCCAGAAAGCAATTCAGAAATAATATGTAAAGTTGAAAATGTGATTACCtgataacccagcaattccagttTCAGGTATATTTCTGAGAAAAACCTCTTGCATTGTGCCTAGGGAggcatgtatgtatatgcattcattcactgcaaagttagcaaaaaaaaaaaaaaatcggagaCAATTTAAGTGCTCATAAATAGGGGAATGGacaataaaatgtgttatatGCATGGGAAGGAGCACTCTACAGTACTTACAATGAATGAATTTGACCAACATGGCTAGATATTCAAAAACATGATACTGCgtttaaaaaatcaactgaagAATGACTAATTCAGTATGATATTTATACATGTTTTAAAGACCCAAacaattgtatttattattagcATATTCACTGATGCAAAGTATGAAAACACATATTGAAACAATCAGtgccaaatacataaaactacataatatttatgtatatatacacagaatatatgtgtataatataaatacacactatataatgtaatattttatttcatttttttaaaggctcagaaactatgacaaaatgttaatatttgctaATTCTGGATCATTACCCAGGAGTCTGTTACATATTTTCTGAACTTTcctgcatttttaaatgattttcaaaacaagaggaaaagagaatagaaTCTCCGCTACACGGGTTTCACCATGTGCTGGGAGCTAAGGCCTACAGAGAATCTCTGCTATAGTATTTCACTTTCTGGTGGATGTGAAGACAACTGAGAAAACAGGCCTCTTTCTCAAGGAAATGACATGTGAGTGGATAAATGAGAGAACACACATACGCACACGAGTGCATAGACAGATACATAAATTGATGCATACGTGCACATATACATCATACACATGTGGATGGAAAGGCAGTGTGGAATAATGCCCCCGCCCTCAGAGAtgcccatgtcctaatccccagggCTGTGACTATGTGACTTCCCCTGCAAAAGGGATTTCATGAATGTGATTAAGGGCATAGACCCCAAGGTGACAAgagtatcctggattatccaggtaaaCTCAATCTAACCACATGAgtccttaaaaatgaaagaagaggctAGGTCTGAAAAGTGAGACTGAACAAGAAGGAACAGAGACATGAAGTGTGCAAGGGACCCAGCCCACCTCTGCTGGGTTGGGATATGGAAGAGGGGCCACTGGCCAAGGAGCAAAATTCTGCCAATCACCCAAATGAGCAGGAAACTGATTCTTcactggagcctccagaaggaacacagccctgctacACCTTGATTTTGTCAGGTGGGACCCGTACTGAATTCTGATCTACAtacagaactataaaataataaactggtgttgttcaaaacaaaatttacacTAAGCTGGTAATTTGTTagaacagcaacagaaaactagATCAATAGATTAAGTAGgtagatagatggacagatgaatgaCAGATGATAGACCCTTCATCAAAAGTTTTCCTGTTTGGTtttctgaaaagtaaatataCATTAAACAAATCCTATGTTATTATAACTTCTGTTTTAAGTTGTCCATAAGTTACTGTGTGAGAAATGGATAGATTTCaatatactaaaaagaaaaagtaagctcTGTGCTTGGCCTCCTAGACAGTGAACTTGATGCCCCTTTAGGTGAGGTACTACCTTTCAGAATTTTCCCAACACTGGCACTTAGACTGGGCACTGAACCCCTGTTTCTGAAGATGGAccaaatatgaaagagaaagggagaggacaCTTCTCCAAGAAGCTCTATCATCTAACTATGCTGTCCATCACCAGAAAATGAGACCTTGTGTGAGTCAAACAAACTGGTCATCTCCTTTATCAAATTTCTGCAGGCCAAATACTATCAAATCAGTGGCTTAGTAAGAAATTTGCCTTTAAAGGGAACTCTTTTCTTAAAAGCCCAGCATCATATTCCCTTCTGAACACCTCCCCAAAGATGTGTGTCCTTCATTAAAAGGGCAAGTCTTATTAGCAACCACTCATCATGGGTGGTATGATGGAAGACACTAGGTCAGAAAACTCAGAATGAAGCTCCAATTCCATTAGCCCTGGGTGAACCAGGGAAAGCCATTTCTGGCACACATACCCTTTCACCATTGTTGGTGTTGAAAAAGTAAGCTACCACGGATTCCATGcctcaaaaaaacaaattctgccaAAAAGCTGTGAAGGTAATAAAACCACATAGTGGAAGGGAAATGATGGGAGGGAGAACATTGAGGTACAGAGGTCAGGGAGGTCCCACCACAATAGTGACACCTAAGACAAGGGGGAGCCAGCTGCATGAGGAGCCAGAGGTGAGCAGTGCAGGAGGTGGTAGAGGGATCTGCAAGTGCCAAGGTCCGAAGCTTTGGGAAGCTGAAATTAACTCAAAGGACAGTCACAAGCCAATAAAGGCACAACTGACGGCTGAATCATGGTCATCCAATAAATGctcaatgaatataaaaatttcaatggCCTCATCCTCATTTCACCCAGTCGGGGGGGCTCTAGGATTCAGACCCCTCCTTGTTTTACACTGGCACCAATGCCCCCTCCTTATCTTCCCACTCACAGGCTCTTACTGACAAGCTCACCGATGGGGGAAGCAGTCTTTTGGCTCCCACAAGGCCAGAGTTAAGACCAAGATTTGCAAACTGAAATGTAACACAACAGGGAGAGGTGGGGATTGAGGCAAGCTGCAGAGCCCAGGCACTGCCCACAGGGGTGGCCACTGCTCAGCTGCTGCCATGCAAGAAGGCAAGCCCACCCTCTCCCCACAGCTTCAAAATAAGctagaaattcagatttttttttcgattttatttatttattcatgagaggcacagagggagaagcaggctccatgcagggagcctgatgtgggactcgatccagggactcccaggatcatgccctgggccaaaggcagcactaaacagctgagccaccctaggATCCCctagaaattcagatttttatgtgaaatctcctGGTATTTATTTGGCTACTAAgagtcaaaaattttaaatacagtcaGGTCTAATGAGATCCTCACCCAAGCTATGTTTGGCCCAGGAGGTGTTGCACACCTCTCCAGGCCTCCCAGAGCATCAGCCTGGTACCACCAGGCTACTTCAGGAAAGCTTCCCCTCCACATGTACACAGTGATTATCTGTTGTATTAGTTAAGCTGAAGTCTTGGAAAGGTGGGAGCAGCCAATGAGGCACACACACTTGTCCCTTACCCCACATCTCCTGGGACCATGACTGAGGCCCAGAAACAGGCTTGGCAGCTGTCACTCCATGTCAGCCCAGTGCAGGAATACTGATGGAGGACAAGGCTGCAGACTAATGTCCATATGCTCCTAGAATCTATGAGCAACTacttactctttttctttaaagattttatttatttattcatgagagacacagagaaacaggcagagacacaggcagagggagaagcaggctccctacagggagcccgatgtgggacttgatcccaggaccctgggattatgacctgagccaaaggcagatgttcaaccactgagccacccaggtgccccagctacTTACTCTTTGGTGTGGCTCACATGCAAACTTTCCCTGGGGGCACTATCCCTCCCGAACTCTgcatggctcaggggtttggggTAGGGCTGGATGCCCCTGACTCATAGGCAGTGACCCTTTTTTTGTTCATCTATGAACAGCCGGGCTTCCTTTGGAAAGGATGAAATGTGGTTTGGGGCAGCACAAAGAATAGCTCCTCCAAGAGTGCTCCTGGGGCTAGCACCCCAAGCATCATCTGggaacctgttagaaatgcagactttcAGGCCCTACCCCAGACCTGAGAAATGTGTCTCAGCATCACGAGGAAAGCCAGAAAACTCCAGGTGACTTTCATGCTCATTGCAGGCTGGAGAGCACAGGGCAAGCTGCTCTTTGGGACATGGGCATGATTACTGATTCAAATCTGGGTCCTTGGAGAGGCCAATCTGCGTctccgggggggaggggggcatcactgtagagtgcctggcacatagcaagtccTTGGTGATGCCAGCTCTGGACATGTGATCCCGGCAGACAACTGAAACAGAGGTAGGAACCTCGTCTCAAAGCCTGTCCAGAGGGAACATCATCTCTAGCCACAGAGGTTCTCAGCAGCTATGGGGAAGAATTAGGAATTTTCACTGCCTCTTGAAGAATATCTCAGCCTTGGGTCAAATACTGATAactgggggagaaggaaggggagggtaAGGGGCCAAGACGTGGAGGGGGAATTTGGGAAATCATCAGGCCTCCGGGTTCAGAGTGCAAATTCGAGAATGGGAGATAGGGGGGTGGGAACCATATGAAGTCACCCTGAGCAGACAGGAGGCCATGGGAAAACCAGATCCAAGAGCCTCTGGGGCAGCACAGAGGGGCTTGGGCCTGGTGAAAGAGTGGCCTTTCCCCTCATCCCCAACGGCTAGAAGGTTCTGAAAAAGGGGCAAGACTATCAATGATGAAAAAGTGGTATTAGTAAAATCTATGCATCCCGTCTGTCGTCAAGAGATGCTGTGCATgcaaatatcacagagaaaagtCTGGAAGGAAACACCCTGTGTGCTAGTGGTATTACTAGCAGCGGCAGTACCAGGATGCTTTACCATCTCCTCCTGTATTTCCTAACTTTTCTGCAAAGGATATGCACCGCTTGcataaacaaaaaagcaataaaagctgTAAATAATTAACACGCTCTCTCCTCAGGACTTAAACGGGTGGATGTGTTTTCAACTcagttatttcaaatatttactggacTCCTGGCCTTGGAGAGGTGCCCCCGAAAAGCACACAGTTGGGGAAACTGCGCAGTTGCACCGATGGGGAACAAACCGATTCCTTTACCCACAAACCTCCAGACTCTCACCCTATACAGATGCCTCTGGAACCCCTGAGAAGGTTTTCCTGGGGGTTAGCAAATCACCCCTTGCAGTTTCTGACACTGGACACATGTGAGACAGACAGAGGTGGCCACATACCCTACCTTCTGGAGCGGATACTCAGCTTCTGTTTCCCGCTCCCCCGAAACATCTTTGCCTTCCTCCACGGCAGTCCTTTCTTCCATTCGGGCTCAGATACCCGCTCCTGGGACACCATCCCTGAGGCCACTGGGCAGGAGAGCTGAAAATACCAGGCATGTTGGCATCATAAAGCTCAAAGCCCTATGGTGTTAAACTGGAGGCCCAGGGACCACCACAGCCAGGTCTCCCCCACCGCCCCAACTCCCCCTCTCCAGGAACCTCCATACCCAGTACCTAACTGCctttggaaggaaggagggtCAAACTGGGTCTCAGATCCCCTGTCTAGGACTTAGCATATTCTTTATTAATCATCACTCTCGGGACAAAGAACAGCCTACAAGGCTCTAGAATCCAGGCCCTACCGCTGTTGCGTACGATTATGTCAGACAAGAGGATCTGGGACCCTCTTCAGCTGCCCTGGCCCAAGACATCCCAGAGTAGGACATAATCCAGACGCATGGACTCGCTCTCCAGATGGGACCACAAACTTACCACTTAGTCACCAAGTAAGAGCTCCAGAGCATCTGGCCTTTTCCATTTTAGCCACTGCTCCCAGGAAACGTGGACGAAAGTTGCATTTGATCATAGTAATAGTTTCCTGAGTCCCTGGTATAAaaactcatgctctctttttttagttttaagtaatctctacatccaatgtcaggctcaaactcacaactctgagatcaaggatcacatgctctaccatctgacccagccaggtgccctaacaACTCTCACAAACATTTAAGAGATGGTGTTTCACCTGGAGTTTCTCTCTCAGTGACAATTTCTGGTTTACGATCTTATGTCACCCACAGAGCTCTCCTGGGCAGTACTTCATTTCACTTTTTGCTGCTactgccaggaagctcagagttAAATTTAGTATCTAGTGATGAGAAGCATCTCATCTAGGATCTTGAGTACAAAAATTCCttcctttgaaatgtattttttcatgatttagtTTTATGTACACTTTTGGCCTTTATCTTATCCTGCCACGTATCGAAGCCACACCTCCCTTGGGAGCAGGCTGAGAAGACATTATCACAAACAGCAGGCGTTTCAGGGGTGCCTTCAAGCCCCCTCTCCATCATTAGGAATCCTGCCTGCCAAGCACActcccccagccccggggccccaggcAAAGGAGGATGTTACCTTTGATGTCTGGACCTGCCCTCCTTCTCCCAGGCCTGTCCTCGTCTGTCCTCCCACCATTGCCCTGCTCACGGGCTGGGCATCTGGACCCTTGTCCTGGGGGCTGCCACCAAGGAAGTGCAGTGCCAAGTACACAGAAGCGGccttttccttctgctctctGGGCAGAGGCAGGCTTCGGCTCAAGCAACACCACGTGAGTCGGGGCTCAGCCCTCAATGATGGGAAAGGGCTGTGGGCCCTGAAGCTCCACCCGGTGTCTGAGTGGGTACACGAGGCCAGCTCTGGCCAGCTGGGAGGAGTGGGGGCCGAGAGGAAGGAGTGGCAGGAATTGAGCCCAGCCAGAGGCCCTGATGGAGGGTCTTCCGGGACATTCTCAGGAGATCCCCCCAAGTCCCTGCTGAGTGCACAGGGACTCAGGACACCCCCAGACAGCCTGGCCCCCACCGCAGTCCTGCCCATGCAGGGGTGTCGGGTGTCAGGGGTCCCACTCTTCCGGGTAGCACACGTTggggtgggcaggaaggaggTTTTCTCCCTAGGGGCTCCGGTAGATGAGCCAGGGGACTGTCCTGCTGTTGGAGTGCCAGTGTCCatgtctcctttctcctttccctgcacACCCTTATTCCTGCCCCATGGCCTGGACCAGCTGGGGTCCTCCTCAAAGCTTTGTGCCCCACCAAGGACCAAGCCCgaggctgggcagggaggcaggaaggtccCCAGCCCTGACCCAACAAAGGATGTCTGTTCTTCGGGCCACCTTCTCCTACAGAGAGGGTCCTGGACTTGTCCTGGCCCCAGGGCCACAGAAGCTGGTGGGTGGGTCTCTCCCTGAGGCAACCTGAGGAGGTACTTGGGGGGGAAGAGGGTATCTACCAGGGCAGTGAGGGCACCAGACGCCCGAGACTGAGCAGCCAGGTGGGATGGTGCTGCAGGATGTGGCAAGATCTCTTCCCTCAGCCCCACCTGCCTCGGGGCCACAGAAGGAGCAGCAGAAGCACCGCAAACCTCCAAGGGCTTGCACGgctgcccagctctgcccctcgCCACACTATCAGTGCTCTCACGTAGCCCCCCTGGCTTATCCCCAGAGTCACTGTCCTGGTTCTGAGATGGCAGAGAGGTGGCCTGCAAAGGGCCACCTGGGGCCTCCGTTTCTGTTCCTGGAGGCTCTGATTGCTCCTGGCAGCTCAGCTTCTCCACtttcagcttcttcctctctgagGGGAGCTTGTTTTCTGAGGCCTGGGGCTCCCCAGAGCTACCGCTGGGCCGCCTTAGCACAGTGTGGGTCCATGGACAGGTTTCCTTTCCCCCACCATCACAGGTGCCTCCTTCCAGCTCAGGGTCTGGCAAAACTGGTGTGGGAGCCTCTAGGTCACCTCCCTTGAGGGGACCAGGTGCTGGGGGCAGCTgacaccccagccccagcctttCATCTGGAGAAAGCAAAGGGCTTTTGCTGCCCAAACAGGGGGGTTCTCTGCAGTTGAAGGTGGGGGGTGAGGTGGCCCTGTTCACCCCAGGCTGGTCACTGACTCCTGCTCTGGTGaccatctccctctgcttggggGGCTCTATCACCAAGAAGCCCTCTGGGGCCAGTGAACTTCTGCAAGGTCCTGGTTTGGCCCCCACAGGTGCATCCCCATGGACAGGGTACCTCCTGTCCTGGGATGAGACTATGCCCTCATTCCCTGGTAGCTCTTCCTGGAGAGGAAAGTCCAGCTCTGTCCTACTACCCACTGTCACCTCCTTCGCCTTCTTGCCTCCGTGGCAgctagttttcattttctggtagATTCTCCTGAATGTCTCATTCCCATACACCTGCCACTTATCCTGGGAGAACATCTTCAGCTTCCTCTGGCTGCATTTCTTATTGGCTGCTCTGCCCTTGctggctgccccctccccagcagcaGCTTTGTTTCCATCTGGGTCTTCTGCAGGGGCCAGGCTGTCTCCAGTGGGGGGAAAGAGAAGGTCCTCCACAGCAGCCTGTCTGACCAAGGCCCGAGGGGGACCGCTGAGGACATCCACCAGTCGGGTGGGGGCAGGCTTGGGGCTCAGAGGTTTCTGCCTCCTGAGGCAGGCGTCCCTGGGGTCCAACAGTTCCTGCCAGGTCCTGGTGCCCTCAACAAAGGGCAGTGAGTTGCTCCTGGTGACAGGCACGCACGCCACAGTAGTGGAGAGCTGAGTGGGGACGGAGTGAAAGAAGAGCGGCCTTGCCCTGTCCGGAGGGATAAAAGTGGACCGGGCCGAGCTGACAGTGGCAGGCCTCCTCCGGCTAGGCTGCAGCGCCCGAATGTCAAAGTGGAAGGAGTCCTTATAGGTGTAGGGCATGGGCAGGTCGATGCTACCTTGCTTGCACAGGACCGTCTTGCGGGGTCGCACATTGTCCAGCTGGGAATCGTCCACCACAGCCTGGTTGTGGGAGATGAGCCAGGCGATACGCTCCTCCAACTGCTTCTTCTCCAACTGCAGGCCGGGTCCCCCGGGCCCCAGGGCCACCTCCCCCTCGGACACGGTGTTGTGCTCCAGAGGGCTGCCAGGGGCCGGCGGCTGCTCTGCGCTGTCCGAGCGGGACAGGTAGCCTGAGTCAGTGCTCTCACACTTCCGCAGCCGACCCTCCGAGGCTTTGGCGTCCCAGGGCTTCTCTGAGGACATCGCCATCTGCTGCTGTTGCAGGGAGCACAGTCGGCTGGCAGTCGGGGATGTCTGCTCTGGTGGCTTAAACCTTGGCTGGCAGCCAGCCAGGGCAAGCCCAGGGGAGGCTGGATGGGCAGCAGCATCCATGGGGGTCTCTCTGTCAGCAAATGTGGACCCTGGACAGGGAACAGCTTCCAACTTCAGACCCAAGGTCTTGGTAACAGAAGGTAGACGCATGGCAGACACTGAGCACTGCCCAGCACCTTGGGCGCCTGGACAAAGGGGTCTCTCTGGTCGggccccaccacccaccctctgGCTGCAGCTGTCCCCCATGCCATCTGCTCTGGAGCTCTCTCCagccttctccccctcctccaggaggctGCCCCCACCTCCATCGGACTCTGAGGACAGCCGAGAGTGGTTGAGGTGGGTCTGGGTGCGTCTGTGCTTATACAGGTTGCTCTGGGTCTTAAAGGCAATGCCGCAGGTGGCACACGGGAAGGGCCTCTCACCAGTGTGGGACCGGATATGCTTCTCCAAAACACTGGGCTTCAGGCAATCCCGGCCACAGTGTGGGCAAAGGTACTTGCCGGCATTCCGTACCTTGCCAGGGCTACCCAGCGTGGGCCCCACGCCTGGTGACAGGACAGGCAGAGTGCCCACGATGTTCACGGTGAGCGCCGGGGCTGCTGGCTTCCCCACCTGAGTAGGGCCTGGTCCTTCAGGCCGCAGCAGGGGGCTGAGAATAAAGGGTACACTGCCACCGTCCAGGCTGCGTGTCACTAGAGGGGCACGTGGCTGGAGGCCCCCTGGAGGCACTGTGTGGTACAATGGAATGGGCAGGGCCTTCAGGAACACCGTAGGGGCCAGACCCTGCTCCGGTGGCAGAATGACAGGACCCAGGGTCAGGTGAGGTGAGACCTGcccacctggggctcctggctgtcCAGGAGCAGGAGCTGGCTGGTCCCTGGCAGGCGAGGCATGGCGAGTGAGTTCTGGCACCTCCATTCTGTATCATCTGGGTGGCCCAGGATGCCTGGCAACCTGTAGGCAACAACCAAACTTTACCATGGGTACCTCTCTTTTCTCATCATGCAATAAAttcttccctgcccccacctggcaTTTCATCATCCCACTGAAGCCTGGTAACAATCCCCTGAGAGAAGTACTGCTACCCCACACTACGAAAGGgaagacagaggctcagagagaagtACTTGACATGCAGCTAATACATGGCAAAGCAGGATCTGGACACAAGGCTGTCTGAATACTGCCTCTTACTTCACATGCCCTAAGGGAACTCTTGACTCTTGCCCTCTACACAGGTCCATGGTAGGCTTGTTGTCACTGTCAATCCCCAACACGCAGCACAGTGTAGAGGGGACACTCAGGAAATGTGCTGacttcatgaaaaagaaaagtcgTGTAGCTCAGCAAGGTCCTCAAAGTCCATACTGGTTCCATGCTGGGACTTGGTTCTcagatctgtaaaatgggcagagaaacaGCACCTCCCTAGGCTCTCTTCACTCTGGAGTTCTTAGTCTCTGCTGTTGGATGAGGAcaatgaggaagaaaatggaacTGAAGGGAAGCCTAACAgatttagcaaatgaaaatagaagaCTCCTAGCTaaatgaatttcagataaacaatgcaTAGTTCTTTAGTGTAAGTATATCCCAATCTTGCATGGGTCAtgcttatactaaaaattatGCATTATTTACCTGAAATCCAAATGTAATGGCAGCCTGTATTTTATCTGGTTACCCACCAGGATAAGGAGCACTTCCTCAACCCCAGGACTAGGCTTGGGTTTCTGCTCAGAGGTGGGGCTTCCAAAACCCCTCCAGATCCAACTGGGGCACAATTAGCTCCCTCTCAGCCAGAGGGCTGGGAAAATATCTGGCAAGACAGCAAGAGAGATCCAGCCAGGTTCTACAAACTATGGGAGGGAAAGCCAGAAACAATGGGAAGAGGAAGGACAGGCCCATGGCTACATGAATGGGGGTCTCCAGATGCTTTTTGCTCAGACACCCA
It encodes the following:
- the ZNF831 gene encoding zinc finger protein 831 isoform X6; protein product: MEVPELTRHASPARDQPAPAPGQPGAPGGQVSPHLTLGPVILPPEQGLAPTVFLKALPIPLYHTVPPGGLQPRAPLVTRSLDGGSVPFILSPLLRPEGPGPTQVGKPAAPALTVNIVGTLPVLSPGVGPTLGSPGKVRNAGKYLCPHCGRDCLKPSVLEKHIRSHTGERPFPCATCGIAFKTQSNLYKHRRTQTHLNHSRLSSESDGGGGSLLEEGEKAGESSRADGMGDSCSQRVGGGARPERPLCPGAQGAGQCSVSAMRLPSVTKTLGLKLEAVPCPGSTFADRETPMDAAAHPASPGLALAGCQPRFKPPEQTSPTASRLCSLQQQQMAMSSEKPWDAKASEGRLRKCESTDSGYLSRSDSAEQPPAPGSPLEHNTVSEGEVALGPGGPGLQLEKKQLEERIAWLISHNQAVVDDSQLDNVRPRKTVLCKQGSIDLPMPYTYKDSFHFDIRALQPSRRRPATVSSARSTFIPPDRARPLFFHSVPTQLSTTVACVPVTRSNSLPFVEGTRTWQELLDPRDACLRRQKPLSPKPAPTRLVDVLSGPPRALVRQAAVEDLLFPPTGDSLAPAEDPDGNKAAAGEGAASKGRAANKKCSQRKLKMFSQDKWQVYGNETFRRIYQKMKTSCHGGKKAKEVTVGSRTELDFPLQEELPGNEGIVSSQDRRYPVHGDAPVGAKPGPCRSSLAPEGFLVIEPPKQREMVTRAGVSDQPGVNRATSPPTFNCREPPCLGSKSPLLSPDERLGLGCQLPPAPGPLKGGDLEAPTPVLPDPELEGGTCDGGGKETCPWTHTVLRRPSGSSGEPQASENKLPSERKKLKVEKLSCQEQSEPPGTETEAPGGPLQATSLPSQNQDSDSGDKPGGLRESTDSVARGRAGQPCKPLEVCGASAAPSVAPRQVGLREEILPHPAAPSHLAAQSRASGALTALVDTLFPPKYLLRLPQGETHPPASVALGPGQVQDPLCRRRWPEEQTSFVGSGLGTFLPPCPASGLVLGGAQSFEEDPSWSRPWGRNKGVQGKEKGDMDTGTPTAGQSPGSSTGAPREKTSFLPTPTCATRKSGTPDTRHPCMGRTAVGARLSGGVLSPCALSRDLGGSPENVPEDPPSGPLAGLNSCHSFLSAPTPPSWPELASCTHSDTGWSFRAHSPFPSLRAEPRLTWCCLSRSLPLPREQKEKAASVYLALHFLGGSPQDKGPDAQPVSRAMVGGQTRTGLGEGGQVQTSKLSCPVASGMVSQERVSEPEWKKGLPWRKAKMFRGSGKQKLSIRSRRSEFARQAISCCFRIAYGLWAERGGGWPQTNLGKLLSQHKFKGWQWDRRGDFSSCRWAW
- the ZNF831 gene encoding zinc finger protein 831 isoform X1 gives rise to the protein MEVPELTRHASPARDQPAPAPGQPGAPGGQVSPHLTLGPVILPPEQGLAPTVFLKALPIPLYHTVPPGGLQPRAPLVTRSLDGGSVPFILSPLLRPEGPGPTQVGKPAAPALTVNIVGTLPVLSPGVGPTLGSPGKVRNAGKYLCPHCGRDCLKPSVLEKHIRSHTGERPFPCATCGIAFKTQSNLYKHRRTQTHLNHSRLSSESDGGGGSLLEEGEKAGESSRADGMGDSCSQRVGGGARPERPLCPGAQGAGQCSVSAMRLPSVTKTLGLKLEAVPCPGSTFADRETPMDAAAHPASPGLALAGCQPRFKPPEQTSPTASRLCSLQQQQMAMSSEKPWDAKASEGRLRKCESTDSGYLSRSDSAEQPPAPGSPLEHNTVSEGEVALGPGGPGLQLEKKQLEERIAWLISHNQAVVDDSQLDNVRPRKTVLCKQGSIDLPMPYTYKDSFHFDIRALQPSRRRPATVSSARSTFIPPDRARPLFFHSVPTQLSTTVACVPVTRSNSLPFVEGTRTWQELLDPRDACLRRQKPLSPKPAPTRLVDVLSGPPRALVRQAAVEDLLFPPTGDSLAPAEDPDGNKAAAGEGAASKGRAANKKCSQRKLKMFSQDKWQVYGNETFRRIYQKMKTSCHGGKKAKEVTVGSRTELDFPLQEELPGNEGIVSSQDRRYPVHGDAPVGAKPGPCRSSLAPEGFLVIEPPKQREMVTRAGVSDQPGVNRATSPPTFNCREPPCLGSKSPLLSPDERLGLGCQLPPAPGPLKGGDLEAPTPVLPDPELEGGTCDGGGKETCPWTHTVLRRPSGSSGEPQASENKLPSERKKLKVEKLSCQEQSEPPGTETEAPGGPLQATSLPSQNQDSDSGDKPGGLRESTDSVARGRAGQPCKPLEVCGASAAPSVAPRQVGLREEILPHPAAPSHLAAQSRASGALTALVDTLFPPKYLLRLPQGETHPPASVALGPGQVQDPLCRRRWPEEQTSFVGSGLGTFLPPCPASGLVLGGAQSFEEDPSWSRPWGRNKGVQGKEKGDMDTGTPTAGQSPGSSTGAPREKTSFLPTPTCATRKSGTPDTRHPCMGRTAVGARLSGGVLSPCALSRDLGGSPENVPEDPPSGPLAGLNSCHSFLSAPTPPSWPELASCTHSDTGWSFRAHSPFPSLRAEPRLTWCCLSRSLPLPREQKEKAASVYLALHFLGGSPQDKGPDAQPVSRAMVGGQTRTGLGEGGQVQTSKLSCPVASGMVSQERVSEPEWKKGLPWRKAKMFRGSGKQKLSIRSRRYKGSFLQSRTQRRGSGPRRQLRVLRKDRHLPQLGGLGPHGTPKQPSSEMTEDKVSTGGETQRGSFLQRCRASSGNAHVGRIQQRLSGLRSGLNLQDKPSRAASELPMGCGQREEEAGPRQTSGSFSPSTSSRAGSGIDEVTMKEIFPAAGGHGDRCPQSIAAGSELSEHSDSCVAVANDSLLCQGRGLSMGLLETQPLPSHEQVSVDLKPYIFSDAQEPSSFGSKGTSPCQDVVPCVAAICVPGERAGRATLGIHIVEPQDHRATGEALTQSSPDRKARAEGVSPSVLPGRPSSGQRISGLVLLGSTGKTRLEIPASGPGSASSYQEEGELKTFFPPGGRYGYGEMIIPCPPLGNDSGKCQGSGLTAVKDHVVPSNPGQPRESPEASSKTVKRRGLEGLRKQTRVEVSDTSSDDEDRLVIEM